A region from the Leptolyngbya iicbica LK genome encodes:
- a CDS encoding primosomal protein N' (replication factor Y) - superfamily II helicase encodes MTTSSTSTRSNQACLCSGCGADLVFNPTLGKLLCPYCNSAKTVMGSPKTVEEQSLDEWQQRSNQAQTAPLSAQALEVECHGCHAQISFEPPDVAGDCPFCGTHITAQAQTANPVITPGGVLPFKIGRKAGRQRLSQWLSTRWFAPSSLKQLAQHESLKGIYLPFWTFDCQTRTRYTGERGTYYYVTKTRRVKNSDGEWVTETYEERRTRWSSASGQVSRFFDDILVPAVKTVDIDRLQKIGPWTLKNLVPYDPSFLQGFRAQRYQVSLPNGFTKAKGVMGSYIDSDIRSDIGGDEQRIHSKDTSYTEETFKHILLPVWMATYRFKNKPYQVMINGETGKIVGDRPYCPFKIAGAITGAIVALGTLWGGYTYVEGEWRFPTWLTQPQLSIPWPGSPSDSPLPSAPEPTDSAPSSPPASVNSAPSPSDAPLDTPTSTPDPAFQKAMTFAQQAAEQTQTAQTRAEWQTVANLWVQAIEALKKVPGDDVNAPKAQQKIQEYQQNLNYARQRFEMAP; translated from the coding sequence CCCGCTCCAACCAGGCGTGTCTGTGTTCGGGGTGTGGTGCTGATCTCGTCTTTAACCCGACGTTGGGTAAGCTGCTCTGCCCCTATTGCAACAGCGCCAAAACGGTTATGGGCTCGCCAAAAACCGTGGAAGAGCAGTCTCTGGATGAATGGCAGCAGCGGAGCAATCAAGCCCAAACTGCGCCGCTGTCGGCCCAGGCCCTAGAGGTGGAATGTCACGGCTGCCATGCCCAAATCAGCTTTGAGCCGCCCGACGTGGCGGGAGACTGTCCCTTTTGCGGCACGCACATTACGGCTCAGGCCCAGACCGCGAATCCGGTCATTACTCCCGGCGGTGTTTTGCCCTTCAAAATTGGGCGAAAAGCGGGTCGTCAGCGGCTGAGTCAATGGCTGAGTACGCGCTGGTTTGCGCCTTCCAGCTTGAAGCAACTGGCGCAGCACGAAAGTCTCAAAGGGATCTATCTACCGTTTTGGACTTTTGACTGTCAGACTCGCACCCGTTACACGGGGGAACGGGGCACTTACTACTACGTCACCAAAACTCGCCGGGTCAAGAACTCCGATGGGGAGTGGGTGACGGAAACCTATGAAGAACGCCGGACCCGATGGAGTTCTGCGTCGGGGCAGGTGAGTCGCTTTTTTGATGACATTCTGGTGCCAGCGGTCAAGACGGTGGATATCGATCGCCTCCAAAAAATCGGCCCCTGGACCTTAAAAAATCTGGTCCCTTATGACCCGTCTTTTCTGCAAGGCTTTCGGGCGCAGCGCTATCAGGTGAGCCTGCCCAATGGCTTTACGAAGGCCAAGGGCGTTATGGGTTCCTACATTGACTCCGATATTCGGTCGGATATTGGCGGTGATGAGCAACGTATCCACTCTAAGGACACGTCCTATACAGAGGAGACGTTTAAGCATATTTTGCTGCCCGTGTGGATGGCCACCTATCGCTTTAAGAACAAGCCGTATCAAGTCATGATTAATGGCGAAACGGGAAAAATTGTGGGCGATCGCCCCTATTGTCCGTTCAAGATTGCGGGGGCAATTACGGGGGCGATCGTGGCGTTGGGCACCCTCTGGGGCGGCTACACCTATGTTGAGGGGGAATGGCGCTTTCCCACTTGGCTCACCCAACCCCAGTTGTCTATTCCGTGGCCAGGTTCACCATCGGACTCTCCACTTCCCTCTGCACCTGAACCGACAGATTCTGCGCCATCATCGCCTCCAGCATCGGTCAATAGCGCTCCATCGCCCTCGGATGCGCCACTGGATACCCCAACCAGCACCCCGGATCCGGCTTTCCAAAAAGCGATGACATTCGCTCAGCAGGCGGCGGAGCAGACCCAAACGGCACAGACTCGAGCCGAGTGGCAGACAGTGGCGAATTTGTGGGTGCAGGCGATCGAAGCCTTAAAAAAAGTGCCCGGTGACGATGTGAATGCTCCCAAGGCCCAGCAAAAAATTCAGGAATATCAGCAGAATTTGAACTATGCTCGCCA